A single Xylanimonas cellulosilytica DSM 15894 DNA region contains:
- a CDS encoding signal peptidase II: MSTEPAVPTSPEPSAPEPATPVPATPVPPASSRRLVLFTFLLAALVLAVDQATKQWALSALELGAPQHNLIGEFLSLRLVLNPGAALGIGYGYTWVLTILVVAVVIVIVRVISKIRSRAWAVTLGLLLGGAVGNLVDRLLREPGFAHGHVVDFIGYWNWFTGNVADIAIVVAAVMLALLSLMGIGLDGQRESDREAASAAGTEVAPEPEA; this comes from the coding sequence ATGTCTACCGAACCTGCCGTGCCGACGAGCCCTGAGCCCTCGGCCCCCGAGCCTGCGACCCCAGTGCCCGCGACCCCAGTGCCCCCGGCGTCCAGCCGCCGCCTCGTGCTGTTCACCTTCCTGCTCGCCGCGCTGGTGCTCGCCGTCGACCAGGCCACGAAGCAGTGGGCCCTGTCGGCGCTCGAGCTCGGGGCGCCGCAGCACAACCTGATCGGTGAGTTCCTCTCGCTGCGGCTGGTGCTGAACCCCGGGGCCGCGCTCGGCATCGGATACGGGTACACCTGGGTGCTGACGATCCTCGTGGTGGCCGTCGTCATCGTCATCGTGCGGGTGATCAGCAAGATCCGGTCGCGGGCCTGGGCGGTCACGCTCGGCCTGCTGCTCGGCGGCGCCGTGGGCAACCTGGTCGACCGCCTGCTGCGGGAGCCCGGCTTCGCGCACGGGCACGTGGTCGACTTCATCGGCTACTGGAACTGGTTCACGGGCAACGTCGCCGACATCGCGATCGTGGTGGCCGCGGTGATGCTCGCGCTGCTGTCCTTGATGGGTATCGGCCTCGACGGGCAGCGCGAGTCGGACCGGGAGGCCGCGTCGGCTGCCGGCACCGAGGTGGCGCCGGAGCCCGAGGCCTGA
- a CDS encoding TraR/DksA family transcriptional regulator: MSKATHATEPTRKSVLKETFPDLARDVKSFPVRDGEDPWTLAEIQGLAGDLLADRDRLEAELAAADRELSELLRNSGDGAGDDQADYGSSALEREQELTLVNNMRDLLAQTKHAIERIKAGTYATCEMTGLPIGKARLQAFPRATLSVEAKAREERR; the protein is encoded by the coding sequence ATGAGCAAGGCGACGCACGCAACCGAGCCGACCCGCAAGAGCGTGCTCAAGGAGACTTTCCCCGACCTGGCTCGGGACGTGAAGTCGTTCCCGGTGCGCGACGGTGAGGACCCGTGGACCCTCGCCGAGATCCAAGGGCTGGCCGGCGACCTGCTCGCCGACCGCGACCGGCTCGAGGCCGAGCTTGCCGCCGCCGACCGCGAACTGTCCGAGCTGCTGCGCAACTCCGGCGACGGGGCCGGTGACGACCAGGCGGACTACGGCTCGAGCGCCCTGGAGCGCGAGCAGGAGCTGACCCTGGTCAACAACATGCGCGATCTGCTGGCCCAGACGAAGCACGCCATCGAGCGGATCAAGGCCGGCACGTACGCGACGTGCGAGATGACCGGCCTGCCGATCGGCAAGGCGCGCCTGCAGGCGTTCCCGCGGGCCACCCTGTCGGTCGAGGCCAAGGCACGCGAGGAGCGGCGCTGA
- a CDS encoding RNA-binding S4 domain-containing protein, whose protein sequence is MPSMTPEAVPIRDDMIRLGQFLKLAGLADSGNEARDLIADGEVSVNGEVETRRGRQLGRGDVVAVADPRGERAAVVA, encoded by the coding sequence ATGCCTTCCATGACTCCCGAAGCCGTCCCGATCCGTGACGACATGATCCGCCTGGGCCAGTTCCTCAAGCTCGCCGGCCTCGCCGACTCGGGCAACGAGGCCCGCGACCTTATCGCCGACGGCGAGGTCAGCGTCAACGGCGAGGTCGAGACGCGGCGCGGGCGCCAGCTCGGACGTGGTGACGTCGTCGCCGTGGCGGACCCCCGCGGCGAGCGGGCAGCGGTCGTGGCCTGA
- a CDS encoding TIGR03618 family F420-dependent PPOX class oxidoreductase, whose amino-acid sequence MLRLNPEQLVFVTERHLATLTTLRADGSPHVTPVAFMWDAASGTAVMTTERWSAKAVNARRRGPDGGPPRAALCQVDGGRWMTIEGVIEVDDDPAALADAAARHARRYHEVEAGDERTVLRLTADRVLASDYMA is encoded by the coding sequence ATGCTTCGCCTGAACCCGGAACAGCTGGTGTTCGTCACCGAGCGCCACCTGGCGACGCTCACGACCCTGCGCGCCGACGGCTCCCCGCACGTCACGCCCGTCGCGTTCATGTGGGACGCGGCCAGCGGCACCGCGGTGATGACGACGGAGCGGTGGTCGGCGAAGGCGGTCAACGCCCGCCGCCGCGGACCCGATGGCGGACCGCCGCGCGCCGCGCTGTGCCAGGTCGACGGCGGACGATGGATGACGATCGAAGGCGTCATCGAGGTCGACGACGACCCGGCCGCGCTGGCCGACGCCGCCGCCCGCCACGCCCGGCGCTACCACGAGGTCGAGGCGGGCGACGAGCGGACGGTGCTCCGGCTCACCGCCGACCGCGTGCTGGCCAGCGACTACATGGCCTGA
- a CDS encoding GNAT family N-acetyltransferase, whose translation MADFRTLLTVERVTTPEQLAEAFAVRTDVFVVEQQVPEELELDDLDHATTTTHVLARTGAGEVVGTARLLTDPEHPGEVHVGRVAVRATARGTGAGAALMRALEEVALAEHAGPDGTVRVLLSAQVQAIGFYERLGYVVHGPVYLDAGIDHRDAAKVLRRT comes from the coding sequence GTGGCTGACTTCCGCACGCTCCTCACGGTCGAGCGCGTCACGACGCCGGAGCAGCTCGCCGAGGCGTTCGCGGTCCGGACGGACGTCTTCGTCGTCGAGCAGCAGGTGCCCGAGGAGCTGGAGCTCGACGACCTCGACCACGCGACCACGACGACGCACGTGCTCGCGCGCACCGGTGCCGGCGAGGTGGTCGGCACCGCCCGGCTGCTGACCGACCCCGAGCACCCGGGCGAGGTGCACGTCGGGCGCGTCGCCGTGCGGGCCACCGCCCGGGGGACGGGTGCGGGGGCGGCGCTGATGCGGGCGCTGGAGGAGGTCGCGCTCGCCGAGCACGCGGGGCCGGACGGGACCGTGCGGGTGCTGCTCTCTGCCCAGGTGCAGGCGATCGGGTTCTACGAGCGGCTCGGTTACGTGGTCCACGGGCCGGTCTACCTCGACGCGGGGATCGACCACCGGGACGCGGCCAAGGTGCTCCGGAGGACCTGA
- a CDS encoding cell division protein SepF, with amino-acid sequence MAGALRKTMLYLGLADDQGQSDNYADGYVDEYDDELEAPVRDREEYPAEVTPLRRPALREVAPASDLRRITTIHPRSYNDARLIGEAFRGGTPVIMNLSDMDDADAKRLVDFSAGLIFGLHGAIERVTNKVFLLSPEHVEITGEEEVEGPAAKAPGRFYNQS; translated from the coding sequence ATGGCCGGAGCGCTTCGCAAGACGATGCTGTACCTGGGGCTCGCCGACGACCAGGGGCAGTCAGACAACTACGCCGACGGGTACGTCGACGAGTACGACGACGAGCTGGAGGCACCGGTGCGTGACCGCGAAGAGTACCCGGCGGAGGTGACACCGTTGCGCCGCCCTGCCCTCCGTGAGGTCGCACCGGCGTCCGACCTGCGCCGCATCACCACGATCCACCCGCGCTCGTACAACGACGCCCGCCTCATCGGTGAGGCGTTCCGCGGCGGGACACCGGTGATCATGAACCTGTCCGACATGGACGACGCCGACGCGAAGCGTCTCGTCGACTTCTCGGCCGGCCTGATCTTCGGCCTGCACGGCGCGATCGAGCGGGTCACCAACAAGGTCTTCCTCCTGTCCCCCGAGCATGTGGAGATCACGGGCGAGGAGGAGGTCGAGGGCCCCGCGGCGAAGGCCCCCGGCCGCTTCTACAACCAGAGCTGA
- a CDS encoding NUDIX hydrolase yields MPRVTRAPRPVVEPVETPSWTDDHSADHRFRVVPAAYVLLCRPSPDGRPDQVLLQLRQGTDFMDGHWAAGAAGHVEANESVVDAAVREAREELGVTIAPTDLRPITTMHRGQPGGPALEQRVDVFFAADRWTGDPHTQEADKSADLRWFPLDALPDPVVPHELRVLRALAAGDPPRLMVEGF; encoded by the coding sequence ATGCCTCGGGTGACGCGCGCCCCCCGCCCGGTGGTCGAGCCTGTCGAGACCCCCTCGTGGACCGACGACCACTCGGCCGACCACCGCTTCCGCGTCGTTCCCGCGGCCTACGTGCTCCTGTGCCGCCCGTCGCCCGACGGCAGACCCGACCAGGTGCTCCTGCAACTGCGCCAGGGCACCGATTTCATGGACGGCCACTGGGCCGCCGGCGCCGCGGGCCACGTCGAGGCGAACGAGTCGGTGGTCGACGCCGCCGTCCGGGAGGCCCGCGAAGAGCTGGGCGTGACGATCGCCCCCACCGACCTGCGCCCGATCACGACCATGCACCGGGGTCAGCCCGGCGGCCCGGCCCTCGAACAGCGCGTCGACGTCTTCTTCGCCGCCGACCGCTGGACCGGCGACCCGCACACGCAGGAGGCGGACAAGTCGGCCGACCTGCGCTGGTTCCCGCTCGACGCCCTGCCCGACCCCGTGGTCCCGCACGAGCTGCGCGTCCTGCGCGCGCTCGCCGCCGGCGACCCGCCCCGCCTGATGGTCGAGGGGTTCTGA
- a CDS encoding YggT family protein, translated as MTTIFNVIGLVLWLYLLCLVARMVLDWVQYFARDWRPTGAVLVIAEVVYTLTDPPLRAVRRIIPPLRIGNIALDLGFMLVFFVVLIASQVFSSL; from the coding sequence GTGACCACGATCTTCAACGTCATCGGCCTGGTCCTGTGGCTCTACCTGCTGTGCCTCGTGGCGCGCATGGTGCTCGACTGGGTGCAGTACTTCGCGCGGGACTGGCGGCCGACGGGTGCCGTGCTCGTGATCGCCGAGGTGGTGTACACCCTGACCGACCCGCCGCTGCGCGCGGTGCGGCGCATCATCCCCCCGTTGCGGATCGGGAACATCGCCCTCGACCTCGGGTTCATGCTCGTCTTCTTCGTCGTGCTGATCGCCTCCCAGGTGTTCTCGAGCCTGTGA
- a CDS encoding RluA family pseudouridine synthase: MVLRTLPVPDGLAGERVDAALARMLGFSRTQAAELAAAGAVQLDGRAVGKSDRLTAGSWLEVDLPDPAAPVEVTPEPVPGMGVVHEDDDVVVIDKPVGVAAHPSPGWTGPTVVGALAAAGYRVSTSGAAERQGIVHRLDVGTSGLMVVAKSEAAYTGLKRAFKERTVEKVYHALAQGHPEPTVGTIDAPIGRHPSNDWRFAVVADGKPSVTHYEVLEMLPAASLVEVHLETGRTHQIRVHFSAVRHPLVGDLTYGADPVLATHTGLTRQWLHAVRLGFEHPLTGEWVSVESAYPDDLAAALETVRGAYGG; encoded by the coding sequence ATGGTGCTGCGGACCCTCCCGGTCCCCGACGGGCTCGCCGGCGAGCGCGTCGACGCCGCGCTCGCCCGGATGCTGGGCTTCTCCCGCACGCAGGCCGCCGAGCTGGCCGCCGCGGGTGCCGTGCAGCTCGATGGGCGGGCGGTGGGCAAGTCCGACCGGCTCACCGCCGGATCGTGGCTCGAGGTCGACCTGCCCGACCCGGCGGCCCCCGTCGAGGTGACGCCGGAGCCGGTGCCCGGCATGGGCGTCGTCCACGAGGACGACGACGTCGTCGTGATCGACAAGCCGGTCGGCGTCGCCGCCCACCCCTCGCCCGGCTGGACGGGTCCCACCGTCGTCGGCGCCCTCGCGGCCGCGGGCTACCGCGTGTCGACGTCGGGGGCGGCGGAGCGGCAGGGGATCGTGCACCGGCTCGACGTCGGCACCTCAGGGCTCATGGTCGTGGCCAAGAGCGAGGCCGCGTACACGGGGCTCAAGCGGGCCTTCAAGGAGCGGACGGTCGAGAAGGTGTACCACGCGCTCGCGCAGGGGCACCCGGAGCCGACGGTGGGCACCATCGACGCCCCGATCGGGCGGCACCCGTCCAACGACTGGCGGTTCGCCGTCGTCGCGGACGGCAAGCCGTCGGTGACGCACTACGAGGTCCTGGAGATGCTGCCCGCGGCGTCGCTGGTGGAGGTGCACCTCGAGACGGGGCGCACCCACCAGATCCGCGTGCACTTCTCGGCCGTGCGGCACCCGCTCGTGGGCGACCTGACCTACGGGGCGGACCCCGTCCTGGCCACGCACACCGGGCTGACCCGCCAGTGGCTGCACGCGGTCCGGCTGGGGTTCGAGCACCCGCTGACGGGGGAGTGGGTCTCGGTCGAGTCGGCGTACCCGGACGACCTCGCCGCGGCGCTCGAGACGGTCCGGGGTGCCTACGGTGGCTGA
- a CDS encoding DivIVA domain-containing protein — translation MALLTAEDILNKKFAATKFREGYDVEEVDDFLDEVVRTLSAVQEENEELRSKLAAAERRVAELSRSDAAAAAAPAPVAAPVVSSAPAPKTAEPESATGMLQLAQKLHDDYVRSGQEEGDRLISEAKAEGSRIVREAEETSHRTLSQLEQERSLLERKIDELRLFERDYRTRLKSFLQNLLGDLDARGSALPARNNQAQGSTPQL, via the coding sequence ATGGCGCTGCTGACCGCAGAGGACATCCTCAACAAGAAGTTCGCGGCGACGAAGTTCCGCGAGGGTTACGACGTGGAGGAGGTCGACGACTTCCTCGACGAGGTCGTACGCACCCTCTCCGCCGTACAGGAGGAGAACGAGGAGCTGCGGTCCAAGCTCGCAGCCGCGGAGCGCCGGGTTGCGGAGCTCTCGCGTTCCGACGCCGCGGCCGCCGCCGCGCCGGCGCCCGTCGCGGCCCCCGTGGTCTCGTCGGCCCCCGCGCCCAAGACGGCCGAGCCGGAGTCCGCTACGGGCATGCTCCAGCTCGCGCAGAAGCTGCACGACGACTACGTGCGCTCGGGCCAGGAGGAGGGCGACCGCCTGATCTCGGAGGCCAAGGCCGAGGGCTCGCGCATCGTGCGCGAGGCCGAGGAGACGAGCCACCGCACGCTGTCGCAGCTCGAGCAGGAGCGTTCGCTCCTCGAGCGCAAGATCGACGAGCTGCGCCTGTTCGAGCGCGACTACCGCACGCGCCTGAAGAGCTTCCTGCAGAACCTGCTCGGCGACCTCGACGCCCGCGGCTCGGCCCTGCCGGCCCGCAACAACCAGGCGCAGGGCTCCACCCCGCAGCTCTGA
- the pgeF gene encoding peptidoglycan editing factor PgeF, which yields MTAQLGAPPGWSQDGLFPDEVGAGLLRVDLGAGVVAGFTTRHGGVSPAPWSSLDLGANVGDDPARVRENRARVGAWLGAPVAFAAQVHGDDVLVLGESERAEWASDAPPVAAGEADAVVTSADGLGLGVLVADCVPVLLADPVARVVGVVHAGRGGVRLGVVHRAVDALLAAGATTSDLRAAVGPAVCGSCYEVPASMRDDVVAVVPAAHATTRTGTPALDLPAAVLSQLAASGVRDVVHVDRCTLEDPDLFSHRRATAAGTVTGRQAGVVVLR from the coding sequence GTGACCGCGCAGCTCGGCGCACCACCCGGCTGGTCCCAGGACGGGCTCTTCCCGGACGAGGTCGGCGCGGGACTGCTCCGCGTCGATCTCGGCGCCGGCGTCGTCGCCGGCTTCACCACCCGGCACGGCGGCGTCAGCCCGGCGCCGTGGTCGTCGCTCGACCTCGGTGCGAACGTGGGCGACGACCCCGCCCGGGTCCGGGAGAACCGTGCGCGGGTCGGTGCCTGGCTCGGGGCGCCCGTGGCGTTCGCCGCCCAGGTGCACGGCGACGACGTCCTCGTCCTCGGGGAGTCCGAGCGCGCCGAGTGGGCCTCCGACGCACCGCCTGTCGCCGCAGGGGAGGCCGACGCCGTCGTCACGTCCGCGGACGGGCTCGGCCTCGGCGTGCTGGTCGCCGACTGCGTCCCGGTGCTTCTCGCCGATCCCGTGGCCCGCGTCGTCGGCGTCGTGCATGCCGGGCGGGGCGGCGTCCGGCTCGGCGTCGTGCACCGCGCCGTGGACGCCCTGCTGGCCGCCGGGGCGACGACGTCGGACCTGCGCGCCGCCGTCGGGCCCGCCGTGTGCGGGAGCTGCTACGAGGTCCCCGCGTCGATGCGCGACGACGTCGTCGCCGTCGTCCCCGCCGCGCACGCGACCACGCGGACGGGGACGCCCGCGCTCGACCTGCCCGCGGCGGTGCTCTCGCAGCTCGCCGCGAGCGGCGTGCGCGACGTCGTCCACGTGGACCGGTGCACGCTCGAGGACCCCGACCTGTTCTCCCACCGGCGGGCCACTGCCGCCGGGACCGTGACGGGCCGGCAGGCCGGCGTCGTCGTCCTGCGCTGA
- the dnaE gene encoding DNA polymerase III subunit alpha, whose product MPATDEFVHLHVHSEFSMLDGAARIGELVDEVAAQGQKAVAITDHGYLFGAFEFWKTATNKGVKPIIGVEAYVTPGTSRFDQKRQLYGQPLPDGRPDPDDVSARGAYTHMTLWARDNVGMHNLFRASSLASLEGQMGKWPRMDRDLLQRYSPGLTATTGCPSGEIQTRLRLGQWEEALRAAGELQDLFGREHFYVELMDHGLEIETRVTKDLLRLAQEIGAPIVATNDLHYVKEADATSQEALLAINSGSTLDDPNRFKFDGTGYYVKSSAEMARLFRELPEAISNTLLIAESCEVSFDTQANYMPHFPVPDGEDEISWFVKEVENGLRRRYPDGIPDDVRTRADYEVGVIIQMGFPGYFLIVADFINWSKRNGIRVGPGRGSAAGSMVAYAMGITELDPIPYDLLFERFLNPERVSMPDVDVDFDERRRGEAIRYVTEKYGDDRVAQIVTYGTIKAKQAIKDSARLLGQPFAMGEKLTKAMPPAVMGKDIPLSGIFDPKHPRYAEAAEFRQVHDVDPEAQRVVELARGIEGLKRQWGVHAAGVIMSSEPLIDIIPIMKRPQDGAVITQFDYPTSEGLGLIKMDFLGLRNLTILDDALENIVGNGKEPVEIEKVGLDDPTTYELLARGDTLGVFQLDGGPMRALLRQMRPDNFEDVSAVIALYRPGPMGMNSHTNYALRKNGLQQNTPIHPELAEPLAEVLDTTYGLIVYQEQVQRAAQVLAGYSLGQADLLRRAMGKKKKEILDKEFVPFQAGMRERGYSDAAIQAVWDVLVPFAGYAFNKAHSAGYGLVSYWTAYLKANYPAEYMAALLQSTREDKDKLALYLNECRRMGITVLPPDVNVSAAKFTAVGKDVRFGLSGVRNVGANVVDAIVRTREEKGAYTSFTDFLDKVPAVVCNKRTIESLIKAGAFDSLEASRRALLVVHEQAVDSVITVKRKEAEGQFDLFAGFGGDDDDAGMSFSVDVPDLPDWDKKQKLAFEREMLGLYVSDHPLSGLEHVLTRAADTSIATLMGDEGRPENSTVTVAGLITSLQRKMSKNGNPWAAVTVEDLEGSVEVMFFGETYLAYSTALAEDQVVAVRGRVRRRDDQLSLQAMEVSLPDTSAVADAPVQVSVPHTRCVEPVMVKLREVLGAHPGSAEVHLTVVEPGKRTVIRAADTLRVEKSPALFGDLKALLGPACLG is encoded by the coding sequence GTGCCTGCGACCGACGAGTTCGTCCACCTCCACGTCCACTCCGAGTTCTCTATGCTCGACGGCGCGGCGCGCATCGGCGAGCTCGTGGACGAGGTGGCGGCGCAGGGGCAGAAGGCCGTCGCGATCACCGACCACGGGTACCTCTTCGGGGCCTTCGAGTTCTGGAAGACGGCGACGAACAAGGGCGTCAAGCCGATTATCGGCGTCGAGGCCTACGTCACCCCGGGCACCAGCCGGTTCGACCAGAAGCGCCAGCTGTACGGCCAGCCGCTGCCCGACGGGCGCCCTGACCCCGACGACGTCTCGGCCCGCGGTGCGTACACCCACATGACGCTGTGGGCGCGGGACAACGTCGGCATGCACAACCTGTTCCGGGCGTCGTCGCTGGCCTCGCTCGAAGGGCAGATGGGCAAGTGGCCGCGCATGGACCGCGACCTGCTCCAGCGCTACTCGCCGGGGCTGACGGCGACGACGGGCTGCCCGTCCGGGGAGATCCAGACCCGGCTGCGCCTGGGGCAGTGGGAGGAGGCGCTGCGCGCCGCGGGTGAGCTGCAGGACCTCTTCGGGCGCGAGCACTTCTACGTCGAGCTCATGGACCACGGGCTCGAGATCGAGACCCGGGTGACGAAGGACCTGCTGCGGCTCGCACAGGAGATCGGTGCCCCGATCGTCGCGACGAACGACCTGCACTACGTCAAGGAGGCCGACGCGACGAGCCAGGAGGCCCTGCTCGCGATCAACTCGGGCTCCACGCTCGACGACCCGAACCGCTTCAAGTTCGACGGCACCGGCTACTACGTGAAGTCGTCCGCCGAGATGGCGCGCCTGTTCCGCGAGCTGCCCGAGGCGATCTCCAACACGCTGCTCATCGCCGAGTCGTGCGAGGTCTCGTTCGACACCCAGGCGAACTACATGCCGCACTTCCCCGTGCCCGACGGGGAGGACGAGATCTCGTGGTTCGTCAAGGAGGTCGAGAACGGCCTGCGCCGCCGCTACCCGGACGGCATCCCGGACGACGTGCGCACGCGCGCCGACTACGAGGTCGGCGTGATCATCCAGATGGGGTTCCCCGGCTACTTCCTCATCGTCGCCGACTTCATCAACTGGTCGAAGCGCAACGGCATCCGCGTCGGCCCTGGCCGTGGCTCCGCCGCCGGGTCGATGGTCGCCTACGCGATGGGCATCACCGAGCTGGACCCGATCCCGTACGACCTGCTGTTCGAGCGGTTCCTCAACCCCGAGCGCGTGTCCATGCCCGACGTCGACGTCGACTTCGACGAGCGCCGGCGCGGTGAGGCCATCCGGTACGTCACGGAGAAGTACGGCGACGACCGGGTGGCCCAGATCGTCACGTACGGCACGATCAAGGCCAAGCAGGCCATCAAGGACTCGGCCCGCCTGCTCGGCCAGCCGTTCGCGATGGGCGAGAAGCTCACCAAGGCGATGCCGCCCGCGGTGATGGGCAAGGACATCCCGCTGTCCGGCATCTTCGACCCGAAGCACCCGCGCTATGCGGAGGCGGCCGAGTTCCGCCAGGTGCACGACGTCGACCCGGAGGCGCAGCGCGTCGTCGAGCTCGCGCGCGGCATCGAGGGCCTGAAGCGGCAGTGGGGCGTCCACGCCGCCGGCGTCATCATGTCCAGCGAGCCGCTGATCGACATCATCCCGATCATGAAGCGCCCGCAGGACGGCGCCGTCATCACGCAGTTCGACTACCCGACGTCCGAGGGCCTCGGCCTGATCAAGATGGACTTCCTCGGGCTGCGCAACCTGACGATCCTCGACGACGCGCTCGAGAACATCGTGGGCAACGGCAAGGAGCCCGTCGAGATCGAGAAGGTCGGTCTCGACGACCCCACCACCTACGAGCTGCTGGCCCGCGGCGACACCCTCGGGGTGTTCCAGCTCGACGGCGGGCCCATGCGCGCGCTGCTGCGGCAGATGCGGCCGGACAACTTCGAGGACGTCTCCGCCGTCATCGCGCTGTACCGCCCAGGCCCCATGGGCATGAACTCGCACACGAACTACGCGCTGCGCAAGAACGGGCTCCAGCAGAACACCCCGATCCACCCCGAGCTGGCGGAACCGCTCGCGGAGGTGCTCGACACCACCTACGGCCTGATCGTGTACCAGGAGCAGGTGCAGCGTGCCGCGCAGGTGCTGGCCGGCTACTCGCTCGGCCAGGCCGACCTGCTGCGCCGCGCGATGGGCAAGAAGAAGAAGGAGATCCTCGACAAGGAGTTCGTCCCCTTCCAGGCGGGCATGCGCGAGCGCGGCTACTCCGACGCGGCCATCCAGGCCGTGTGGGACGTGCTGGTGCCGTTCGCCGGGTACGCGTTCAACAAGGCGCACTCCGCCGGGTACGGCCTCGTCTCGTACTGGACCGCGTACCTCAAGGCCAACTACCCGGCCGAGTACATGGCGGCACTGCTCCAGTCCACGCGAGAGGACAAGGACAAGCTCGCCCTCTACCTCAACGAGTGCCGCCGCATGGGCATCACGGTGCTCCCGCCCGACGTCAACGTCTCCGCGGCCAAGTTCACCGCCGTCGGCAAGGACGTGCGGTTCGGCCTCTCCGGCGTGCGGAACGTCGGCGCCAACGTCGTCGACGCCATCGTGCGCACGCGCGAGGAGAAGGGCGCGTACACGTCCTTCACCGACTTCCTCGACAAGGTCCCGGCCGTGGTCTGCAACAAGCGGACCATCGAGTCGCTCATCAAGGCCGGCGCGTTCGACTCGCTCGAAGCCTCGCGCCGCGCGCTGCTCGTGGTGCACGAGCAGGCCGTCGACTCCGTCATCACGGTCAAGCGCAAGGAGGCCGAGGGGCAGTTCGACCTGTTCGCGGGCTTCGGTGGTGACGACGACGACGCCGGGATGTCGTTCAGCGTCGACGTGCCCGACCTGCCCGACTGGGACAAGAAGCAGAAGCTCGCGTTCGAGCGCGAGATGCTCGGCCTCTACGTCTCCGACCACCCGCTGTCGGGCCTCGAGCACGTGCTCACCCGTGCCGCCGACACCTCGATCGCGACCCTGATGGGCGACGAGGGACGGCCGGAGAACTCGACCGTCACGGTGGCCGGCCTCATCACCAGCCTGCAGCGCAAGATGTCGAAGAACGGCAACCCGTGGGCGGCCGTCACCGTCGAGGACCTCGAGGGCTCGGTCGAGGTGATGTTCTTCGGCGAGACGTACCTGGCGTACTCCACGGCGCTCGCGGAGGACCAGGTGGTCGCCGTGCGCGGCCGGGTGCGGCGCCGCGACGACCAGCTCTCGCTGCAGGCCATGGAGGTCTCCCTGCCCGACACCTCCGCCGTCGCCGACGCGCCCGTGCAGGTCTCCGTGCCGCACACGCGGTGCGTCGAACCGGTCATGGTCAAGCTGCGCGAGGTGCTCGGCGCCCACCCGGGGTCCGCGGAGGTGCACCTGACCGTCGTCGAGCCCGGGAAGCGGACGGTGATCCGTGCCGCCGACACGCTGCGGGTCGAGAAGTCCCCGGCCCTCTTCGGCGACCTCAAGGCACTCCTGGGACCCGCATGCCTCGGGTGA